Proteins encoded together in one Gigantopelta aegis isolate Gae_Host chromosome 8, Gae_host_genome, whole genome shotgun sequence window:
- the LOC121379753 gene encoding uncharacterized protein LOC121379753, translated as MKAAWKIINEEYPHITPIGCAAHGLSLLLGDVMKLQTMQMLFKKAKKVVKYVRVQQIISATFSQKQMARKKSTSLKLPSKTRWGAVVIMYKSLLDGKESLQELAIMELVEIDATIRNILLDNVFWAYIVSSLKVLNPIASAITQIEGDSSLLSDVPRHFKNLKEKLTIALPQSPLQKQEENDTLTFIENREEFCLKPIHAAANMLDPKCHGDDLDNQQISSAYEVISAMAHHLELDEGRVLACLAKYLAKDGLWKGEGVWASAQHISAATWWKGLCGTEILSPIASIILQIPPTSASCERNLSLFGSIHTKVRNRLTNAKVEKLVSIRSNLILFESTEDTSTQLEVDFENDEVAASSSESDDLDDMQIE; from the coding sequence ATGAAAGCTGCATGGAAAATTATTAATGAAGAATACCCTCACATTACACCAATTGGGTGTGCAGCTCATGGCCTCAGCCTACTTCTTGGAGATGTGATGAAGTTACAAACAATGCAAATGTTATTCAAGAAAGCCAAAAAGGTGGTGAAGTATGTCAGAGTGCAGCAGATTATATCAGCCACATTTAGTCAGAAGCAAATGGCCAGAAAAAAGAGCACCAGTCTTAAGCTTCCCAGCAAAACAAGATGGGGTGCAGTTGTCATAATGTATAAGAGTCTTCTTGATGGCAAAGAATCTTTACAAGAGCTGGCTATAATGGAATTAGTTGAGATAGATGCTACTATCAGAAACATTCTACTTGACAATGTGTTCTGGGCTTATATAGTGAGCAGCCTCAAAGTCCTTAACCCAATTGCTTCAGCTATAACCCAGATTGAAGGCGATTCATCTCTACTGTCTGATGTTCCACGACACTTCaaaaatttgaaagaaaaactaACCATTGCTCTGCCACAATCACCACTTCAGAAACAAGAAGAGAATGATACCTTAACATTCATTGAGAATCGAGAAGAATTTTGCTTGAAACCAATTCATGCTGCAGCAAATATGTTAGACCCCAAGTGCCATGGAGATGATCTTGATAACCAGCAAATAAGCAGTGCATATGAAGTCATATCGGCTATGGCACACCATCTTGAACTTGATGAAGGAAGAGTGCTAGCATGTTTAGCAAAATACCTTGCAAAGGATGGCTTGTGGAAAGGGGAAGGGGTATGGGCTTCAGCTCAGCATATTTCAGCAGCTACATGGTGGAAGGGTTTATGTGGCACAGAAATTCTATCTCCCATTGCTTCAATCATTCTTCAAATACCACCAACGTCGGCAAGTTGTGAACGAAACTTGTCGTTATTTGGCAGCATTCACACCAAGGTGCGCAATAGGCTGACCAATGCAAAGGTGGAAAAACTAGTATCAATCAGATCAAACCTGATACTTTTCGAGTCCACTGAGGATACATCAACGCAACTTGAAGTTGACTTTGAGAATGATGAAGTTGCAGCTAGTTCATCTGAATCTGATGATCTGGATGATATGCAAATTGAATAA